The following proteins come from a genomic window of Limnohabitans sp. 103DPR2:
- a CDS encoding response regulator transcription factor, with product MFENQLICIVDDDASVRDSLSLMLGLKGYDCRTYESAESFLSSLPNRPACIILDLKMTGMSGLELQNRLLSLKTPVQIIFLTAFADVQVMREAFLGNAVDFLEKPFVLEQLLESINRSFQNLSATTEHIHQNQKLSLLTPREKEVFHVLSQGKSHREIGELLKISPRTVEVHKARVMEKLGIKTLADLLRISVKS from the coding sequence ATGTTTGAAAACCAGCTGATATGTATTGTTGATGATGATGCATCTGTGCGTGACTCACTCAGCTTAATGCTTGGTTTGAAAGGCTACGACTGCCGGACTTATGAAAGTGCTGAGTCTTTCCTATCTAGTTTGCCCAATCGCCCCGCTTGTATCATTTTGGATTTGAAGATGACAGGCATGAGCGGACTTGAGCTACAAAACCGTTTGCTCAGTTTAAAGACACCAGTTCAAATCATTTTTCTAACTGCTTTTGCAGATGTTCAAGTGATGCGTGAAGCATTTTTAGGCAATGCCGTGGACTTTTTGGAAAAGCCATTTGTACTTGAACAGCTTTTGGAGTCTATCAATCGTTCATTTCAGAATTTATCTGCCACTACCGAACATATCCATCAAAATCAAAAGCTGAGCTTGCTGACTCCTCGGGAAAAAGAAGTCTTTCATGTTCTTTCCCAAGGGAAAAGTCATCGTGAAATCGGAGAATTACTAAAAATCAGTCCGAGAACGGTAGAGGTTCATAAGGCTAGGGTGATGGAAAAACTGGGAATAAAGACGCTTGCTGACCTTCTACGCATTTCGGTCAAATCTTAA
- a CDS encoding FKBP-type peptidyl-prolyl cis-trans isomerase: MHSIQATFTALALCAVAASSALAQSDFAHVAAKESGAKVTASGLVFRSLQDGQGASPSATDKVKVHYRGTFPDGKEFDSSYKRNQPIDFPLNAVIPCWTEGVQLMKVGGKAKLTCPPGIAYGARGAGGVIPPNATLQFEVELIAIAGR, encoded by the coding sequence ATGCATTCAATTCAAGCTACTTTCACTGCACTGGCTTTGTGTGCCGTTGCTGCTTCTTCTGCACTTGCGCAAAGCGACTTTGCGCATGTGGCGGCCAAAGAGTCAGGCGCCAAAGTTACCGCTTCCGGATTGGTGTTCCGATCGTTGCAAGACGGACAGGGCGCAAGTCCTTCCGCCACCGATAAGGTGAAAGTGCATTACCGCGGTACGTTTCCCGATGGCAAGGAATTTGACAGCTCCTACAAGCGCAATCAGCCCATCGACTTTCCATTGAACGCTGTCATTCCTTGCTGGACCGAAGGTGTTCAATTGATGAAGGTGGGTGGCAAGGCCAAGTTGACATGCCCGCCAGGTATTGCCTATGGCGCCAGGGGTGCTGGTGGCGTCATTCCGCCCAACGCAACGCTGCAATTTGAAGTTGAACTGATTGCCATTGCGGGTCGATAA
- the arsC gene encoding arsenate reductase (glutaredoxin) (This arsenate reductase requires both glutathione and glutaredoxin to convert arsenate to arsenite, after which the efflux transporter formed by ArsA and ArsB can extrude the arsenite from the cell, providing resistance.), giving the protein MVTIFHNPKCGTSRNTLALIRNAGVEPEVVLYLETPPSKEQLKKLISDMSLPVRDVLRQKGTPYEELDLGNEKWSDDDLLDFMMAHPILINRPIVVTSLGTKLCRPSELVLDILVEPQRGAFTKEDGEVVINEKGMRV; this is encoded by the coding sequence ATGGTCACAATCTTCCATAACCCAAAGTGCGGCACTTCGCGCAATACTTTAGCCCTGATTCGCAACGCTGGTGTCGAACCTGAGGTGGTTCTTTACTTGGAGACACCGCCTTCAAAAGAACAACTCAAGAAGTTGATTTCTGACATGTCCTTGCCAGTCAGGGATGTGCTTCGTCAGAAAGGCACCCCGTACGAAGAGCTAGATTTGGGAAACGAAAAATGGTCTGACGATGATTTGTTGGATTTCATGATGGCGCATCCAATCCTCATCAATCGTCCAATCGTGGTGACATCACTTGGAACCAAGTTGTGTCGTCCTTCTGAGCTCGTGCTTGATATTCTTGTAGAACCCCAGCGCGGCGCATTTACCAAAGAAGATGGTGAAGTGGTGATCAATGAAAAGGGCATGCGTGTCTAA
- a CDS encoding DUF3237 domain-containing protein, with translation MFDLPTPELKFFADLSVQVDKPQEVGATVHGQRRVIPILGGEVHGNGWTARVLRGGADFQMIVNQSLAELDARYVLETDAGDFIFVQNRAVRTAPPEVMARLIRGEKVDPQLVYFRCTPQFETASKSLSWISEKLFIGTGARHPDKVVMRFFEVM, from the coding sequence ATGTTTGATTTACCAACCCCCGAACTCAAATTCTTTGCCGATCTGTCGGTTCAAGTGGACAAGCCGCAAGAGGTTGGTGCCACTGTGCATGGGCAGCGCCGTGTCATCCCCATCTTGGGCGGCGAAGTTCATGGCAATGGCTGGACGGCCCGCGTGCTTCGCGGTGGTGCAGATTTTCAAATGATTGTGAATCAGAGTTTGGCAGAACTCGATGCAAGGTACGTTTTGGAAACGGATGCCGGCGATTTCATTTTTGTTCAAAATCGCGCTGTTCGCACTGCACCACCCGAGGTCATGGCGCGATTAATTCGCGGCGAGAAAGTAGACCCGCAACTTGTTTACTTCCGCTGCACACCCCAATTTGAAACAGCTTCAAAATCGCTGTCTTGGATCAGCGAAAAATTGTTCATTGGCACTGGTGCAAGGCATCCCGACAAAGTGGTCATGCGCTTTTTTGAAGTGATGTAG
- a CDS encoding FAD-dependent oxidoreductase, whose product MSTKFDSDVLVVGAGPVGLTLATDLAQRGVTVLMAEIREFAQPPNVKCNHVSARSMEHFRRLGIAPTLRAAGLPEDYPNDVVFRTSMTGMELTRIPIPGRSTRYTETQGPDTGWDTPEPPHRINQIYLEPLLLKHAVSHKGVSLRNRTQVTDIVQDEEGVNVSLLNLDTQESQTVRVRYVAGCDGGSSFVRKKIGAKLEGTEMIQRVQSTYIHAPDLIHLLPGKPAWCYYSVNTRRCGTVFAIDGKDNWLVHNHLHPTEPEFDSVDRDQSIRNILGVDADFKYDVITKEDWVGRRLLANQFRDRRVFLAGDAAHLWVPYAGYGMNAGIADATNLAWLLDAAIKGWAAPSILDAYEAERFPITEQVSHFVMNHAQKMIKARRAVPHNIEAMDAEGEAARKATGDEAYELNVQQFCCEGLNFGYYYEGSPIIAHEEEAAPAYSMGSFTPSTLPGCRTPHFWLDDGTSLYDLLGKGYSLLRMDDTVDVQGFLDQAKAQNVPMTFVDLVKQTQIPEAYKHKLILCRTDQHVVWRGNSLPDAAEDLMALLKGQATAMA is encoded by the coding sequence ATGTCTACAAAATTTGACAGCGATGTCTTGGTGGTGGGCGCAGGCCCCGTGGGCTTAACACTGGCCACCGATTTGGCGCAGCGCGGCGTCACCGTCTTGATGGCTGAAATTCGGGAATTTGCCCAACCACCCAATGTGAAATGCAACCACGTTTCAGCGCGCAGCATGGAGCACTTCAGACGTCTGGGCATAGCGCCAACATTGCGCGCTGCAGGTTTGCCAGAAGACTACCCCAACGACGTGGTGTTTCGCACCAGCATGACGGGCATGGAACTGACGCGCATTCCCATCCCCGGCAGAAGCACGCGTTATACAGAAACCCAAGGTCCCGATACAGGCTGGGACACACCCGAGCCGCCGCACCGCATCAACCAAATCTATTTGGAACCTTTGCTGTTGAAGCATGCTGTGTCGCACAAGGGCGTGAGCTTGCGCAACCGAACCCAAGTGACCGACATCGTGCAAGACGAAGAAGGTGTCAATGTCAGCTTGCTGAATTTGGACACCCAAGAAAGTCAAACTGTACGCGTACGTTACGTGGCGGGCTGCGACGGTGGCAGTTCGTTTGTGCGCAAAAAGATAGGTGCCAAGTTAGAAGGCACTGAAATGATTCAGCGCGTTCAGTCGACCTACATTCACGCCCCCGATTTGATCCATTTGCTGCCAGGCAAACCCGCTTGGTGCTATTACTCGGTCAATACCCGCCGGTGCGGCACCGTGTTTGCAATCGATGGCAAGGATAACTGGTTGGTGCACAACCATTTGCACCCTACCGAGCCCGAGTTTGACTCCGTTGACCGTGACCAATCGATTCGCAACATTTTGGGTGTGGATGCCGATTTCAAGTACGACGTCATCACCAAAGAAGACTGGGTGGGTCGTCGCTTGTTGGCCAACCAATTCCGCGATCGCCGCGTGTTTTTGGCAGGCGATGCAGCGCATTTGTGGGTGCCCTATGCGGGCTACGGCATGAATGCAGGCATTGCCGATGCCACCAACTTGGCATGGCTGTTAGACGCCGCCATCAAGGGCTGGGCAGCGCCCTCCATTTTGGACGCCTACGAAGCCGAGCGCTTCCCCATCACAGAGCAAGTCTCGCATTTCGTGATGAACCATGCGCAGAAAATGATCAAAGCACGCCGTGCCGTGCCACACAACATTGAAGCCATGGACGCAGAGGGAGAAGCCGCTAGAAAAGCCACAGGTGACGAAGCCTACGAGTTGAACGTTCAGCAATTTTGCTGCGAAGGTCTTAACTTTGGTTATTACTACGAAGGCTCACCCATCATTGCGCATGAGGAAGAGGCTGCGCCAGCTTATTCCATGGGATCGTTCACACCTTCCACGCTGCCGGGTTGCCGTACGCCTCATTTCTGGCTGGATGACGGCACTTCGCTTTACGACCTGTTGGGCAAAGGTTACAGCCTGCTGCGCATGGACGACACAGTGGATGTGCAAGGCTTTTTAGACCAAGCCAAGGCACAGAATGTGCCCATGACCTTCGTTGATTTGGTCAAGCAAACTCAAATTCCTGAAGCCTACAAGCACAAATTGATTTTGTGCAGAACCGATCAACACGTGGTGTGGCGTGGCAACAGCCTGCCCGATGCAGCAGAAGACTTGATGGCCCTGCTGAAGGGTCAGGCCACTGCCATGGCCTGA
- a CDS encoding VOC family protein: MFSHVMVGANDLEASKKFYDAVLGTLGIGPGVINNNTRYFYRTPKGSFSITQPLDGQPATPANGGTIGFLAETLEQVHAFHAAGIANGGTPCEDPPGPREGSFGTLNLAYLRDPIGNKICVLHRPAK; this comes from the coding sequence ATGTTCAGTCACGTGATGGTCGGCGCCAATGACCTCGAGGCATCCAAAAAGTTTTACGACGCAGTGCTTGGCACTTTGGGCATCGGCCCTGGTGTGATCAATAACAACACGCGTTATTTCTACCGCACCCCCAAGGGTTCTTTTTCCATCACCCAACCTCTGGACGGCCAGCCCGCTACGCCCGCCAATGGTGGCACGATTGGCTTTCTGGCAGAAACACTAGAGCAAGTCCACGCATTTCATGCAGCCGGCATTGCCAACGGTGGAACGCCCTGTGAAGATCCACCAGGACCCCGTGAAGGTTCATTTGGCACTTTGAATTTGGCCTACCTTCGCGATCCCATTGGCAACAAGATTTGCGTTTTGCATCGTCCTGCCAAGTAA
- a CDS encoding transketolase: MSNLKELQECAYRIRRYALRMGEVQGQGYIGQALGYADVLAVAYGHALNIRPNEPEWEGRDRFLLSHGHYAIAFYAALIEAGVIPESELETYGSDDSRLPMSGMATYTPGMEISGGSLGQGLPIAVGMALGLRHKNNPAFVYNSMSDGELDEGSTWEAAMSAAHHGLSNLICIVDINNQQADGPSSKILGFEPLADKWISFGWHVERVDGNDLPAVLKAFDTARNLQEAKPRVILCNTLMGKGVPFLEVREKNHFIRVDAPEWQQAIAVLDQSKP, from the coding sequence ATGTCAAATTTAAAAGAGCTTCAAGAATGTGCATATCGAATTCGCCGCTATGCGCTCCGCATGGGTGAGGTGCAGGGACAAGGCTATATCGGGCAGGCCCTTGGGTATGCCGATGTATTGGCCGTCGCATATGGCCATGCATTGAACATTCGTCCGAACGAGCCGGAGTGGGAAGGGCGTGATCGTTTCTTGCTTTCGCACGGTCATTACGCCATCGCTTTTTATGCGGCGTTAATTGAAGCCGGTGTGATTCCAGAATCCGAGCTTGAAACTTATGGCAGTGACGACAGCCGCTTGCCAATGTCTGGCATGGCCACATACACACCTGGCATGGAAATTTCAGGTGGTTCACTCGGTCAGGGCTTGCCCATTGCAGTTGGAATGGCTTTGGGCCTGCGACACAAAAACAACCCTGCGTTTGTCTACAACTCGATGTCTGACGGAGAGTTGGACGAAGGGTCAACATGGGAGGCAGCCATGTCTGCTGCGCACCATGGTTTATCTAATTTGATTTGCATTGTTGACATTAACAATCAGCAAGCAGATGGTCCCTCTAGCAAAATCCTTGGGTTCGAACCCTTGGCAGACAAATGGATTTCTTTTGGTTGGCATGTTGAGAGGGTGGATGGCAATGATTTGCCTGCTGTACTCAAAGCGTTCGACACCGCAAGAAACCTTCAAGAAGCAAAACCACGCGTCATTCTTTGCAATACCTTAATGGGCAAAGGCGTTCCATTTTTGGAAGTACGTGAAAAAAATCACTTTATTCGAGTTGATGCACCTGAGTGGCAACAAGCCATTGCTGTGCTTGATCAATCAAAACCTTGA
- a CDS encoding ATP-binding protein: MTHSIKNLILAMVFSLVYVCVDWLSFIHPMGQLNITPWNPPAAVQVLFLTWAGLMWAPWVFFTIGFADWLIRDSVIFSSSVLIGNAILIGCYSSISYVLIKLMKGVPRLQNRVEVLKLSLVSVIGAVVTAILYVGFQTLIGKLVKDDFVEASYRFFVGDLLGLVVVLPLSLLFLNPYRQEQFKQMFKSQSFWLLFLGLLICEYFVFSLPIALQMKYFFPLFFAVGLIGAAHSLPGATFAAAVIQVPLVISFTQIGVLPSDLIDMQIVMFTLSMTGLLIGTVVDERLNTQEKLKETLQLVAAGELAGSLAHELHQPMSAINAYAESAMLLSSSEHTELNGKNKDTLRKTLDQIIKESIRASEIVRGLRSFFIGGASNIKLVDVDQLVIDAVSQLESYAQKLNVQLKIEKLSEPVWVMVDITQVKTALGNLIKNAIESANSDGLVEVMFALNKQQRVEISIFDSGKTLDIYETEIIFKPFYSGKKDGLGLGLSISKSLIENNDGSISYRSKPKKCFVVSLPTGNKIDV; the protein is encoded by the coding sequence ATGACTCATTCAATCAAAAACTTAATTTTAGCGATGGTGTTTTCGCTTGTGTATGTATGCGTTGACTGGCTAAGTTTTATTCATCCTATGGGGCAGCTCAACATCACGCCTTGGAATCCGCCTGCCGCTGTTCAAGTACTTTTCCTAACTTGGGCTGGATTGATGTGGGCTCCGTGGGTTTTTTTCACAATTGGATTTGCTGATTGGCTAATCCGCGATTCAGTTATCTTTTCTTCTTCTGTTTTGATTGGAAATGCGATATTGATTGGCTGCTACTCAAGTATTTCTTATGTCTTGATCAAACTGATGAAAGGTGTTCCGAGACTGCAAAACCGAGTAGAGGTTTTGAAACTGAGTTTGGTCAGCGTGATTGGCGCGGTAGTTACAGCAATCTTGTATGTTGGCTTTCAAACATTAATTGGAAAATTAGTCAAAGACGATTTTGTTGAGGCGAGTTATCGTTTTTTTGTCGGTGATTTATTGGGGCTGGTGGTTGTACTTCCGTTGTCTCTTCTGTTTTTAAATCCATACCGTCAAGAGCAATTTAAGCAAATGTTTAAAAGTCAATCATTTTGGCTATTGTTCTTGGGGCTCCTAATTTGTGAATATTTTGTTTTTTCCTTGCCTATTGCATTGCAGATGAAATATTTTTTCCCACTATTCTTTGCAGTCGGCTTGATTGGTGCGGCGCATTCTTTGCCAGGTGCTACATTTGCCGCGGCGGTGATTCAAGTACCTTTAGTGATCAGTTTTACACAGATAGGCGTGTTGCCCAGTGATTTGATTGATATGCAAATTGTGATGTTTACTTTATCTATGACAGGTTTGCTTATTGGTACTGTTGTTGACGAAAGATTGAATACACAAGAAAAGTTGAAAGAAACATTGCAGTTGGTGGCAGCGGGTGAGTTGGCAGGATCTCTTGCGCACGAACTGCATCAGCCAATGAGTGCTATCAATGCCTATGCTGAATCTGCGATGTTGCTTTCGTCAAGTGAACACACCGAGTTAAACGGAAAAAACAAAGATACATTGCGAAAAACACTAGATCAAATCATCAAAGAGTCGATTCGTGCGTCTGAGATTGTTCGTGGTTTGAGAAGTTTTTTCATCGGAGGTGCTTCAAACATTAAGTTGGTAGATGTTGATCAGTTGGTGATAGATGCAGTTTCGCAGTTAGAAAGCTACGCTCAAAAGTTAAATGTTCAATTAAAGATTGAAAAGCTCAGCGAACCCGTGTGGGTGATGGTGGACATCACTCAAGTGAAAACGGCATTAGGCAACTTGATCAAGAATGCGATAGAGTCAGCCAACTCGGATGGACTCGTTGAGGTAATGTTTGCATTAAATAAGCAGCAGCGAGTTGAAATAAGTATTTTTGATTCAGGTAAAACTCTTGATATCTACGAAACTGAAATTATTTTTAAGCCTTTCTACAGTGGAAAAAAAGATGGTTTGGGATTAGGTTTGTCTATCAGTAAGTCGTTGATTGAAAACAATGACGGATCAATTTCGTACCGATCAAAACCTAAAAAATGTTTTGTTGTTTCATTGCCAACTGGGAACAAAATAGATGTTTGA
- a CDS encoding DUF4287 domain-containing protein — translation MSEQLKATGPASYFPSIEKKYGQPIDHWIKLVKQHKCLKHMELVSWLKSEHGMGHGHANAIVAYCLAQQK, via the coding sequence ATGAGCGAACAACTCAAAGCGACAGGCCCAGCTTCTTACTTTCCATCCATTGAAAAGAAATACGGGCAACCCATAGACCATTGGATCAAGCTTGTGAAGCAACATAAATGTTTGAAACACATGGAACTTGTGAGTTGGCTGAAGAGTGAACACGGCATGGGTCACGGGCACGCCAATGCCATCGTTGCGTATTGTCTTGCACAGCAGAAATAA
- a CDS encoding amidohydrolase family protein, with protein sequence MSVIDVHTHMFTPKWLELLKAEGGQYNIKTRPDGQQEVFRGDTPVVIPQKGHFDYDLRIKHMDAAGIDISVVSLTCPNVYWGNEEISCRAARESNDTMAQAQTTYPDRIRWFTSLPWEYPQRAIEELDRTCRNGASGVMVLANISGKSLTDPMFAPIWAEIDKRGLPVLVHPTDPPGVDMMDMTKFDLSWSVGFMFDTTLAITRMIFEGFFDKYPKLKIIASHGGGTLPYLVGRFEKGDEVEIASRRQMKQKPTDYLRHIYYDTITYNLGALEYLISVVGQDHVMFGTDWPHQVHDTKGSFANTAKLSDKACAAIRGSNAERVFNIT encoded by the coding sequence ATGTCAGTCATTGATGTTCACACGCACATGTTTACCCCCAAGTGGCTGGAGCTGCTGAAAGCCGAAGGCGGCCAGTACAACATCAAAACAAGGCCAGACGGTCAGCAAGAGGTTTTTCGCGGGGACACACCGGTGGTCATTCCGCAAAAGGGTCATTTCGATTACGACCTGCGCATCAAGCACATGGACGCTGCAGGCATCGACATTTCAGTGGTGTCGCTCACTTGTCCCAATGTGTATTGGGGCAATGAAGAGATCAGCTGCCGTGCAGCCCGCGAGTCCAATGACACCATGGCCCAAGCGCAAACGACCTACCCCGACCGCATTCGTTGGTTTACATCCTTACCCTGGGAATATCCTCAAAGGGCGATTGAGGAGCTAGACCGCACCTGCCGCAACGGCGCAAGCGGTGTGATGGTCTTGGCCAATATTTCTGGCAAAAGCCTGACCGATCCTATGTTTGCGCCCATTTGGGCCGAGATCGACAAACGCGGCTTGCCCGTGTTGGTACACCCCACCGATCCGCCTGGCGTGGACATGATGGACATGACCAAATTCGATTTGAGCTGGTCTGTGGGTTTCATGTTTGACACCACGCTGGCCATCACGCGCATGATTTTTGAAGGCTTCTTTGACAAGTACCCCAAACTCAAAATCATTGCATCGCACGGCGGCGGCACCTTGCCCTATTTGGTGGGCCGATTTGAAAAAGGCGATGAAGTGGAAATTGCTTCACGCCGTCAAATGAAGCAAAAGCCCACAGACTACTTGCGTCACATTTACTACGACACCATCACTTACAACTTGGGTGCGTTGGAGTATTTGATCTCGGTGGTGGGACAAGACCACGTGATGTTTGGCACCGATTGGCCGCACCAAGTGCACGACACCAAAGGCTCGTTCGCCAACACGGCCAAGCTGTCCGACAAAGCCTGTGCAGCCATTCGCGGTAGCAATGCTGAACGCGTGTTCAACATCACTTAA
- a CDS encoding Bug family tripartite tricarboxylate transporter substrate binding protein, translating to MKRQFLKLALLSAGMALAGFSGTAIAQDKPTLKILVGFPPGGSVDVVARLLAERMRTSLDQNVIVENKPGAAGRIALGELKRANPDGNTLALVPSGGLVIMPWLYKNLGYDPVKDFSPIARVTTFDFAVTTGPGAPATDIKSLMGWLKANPGKANYATSGAGTVPHFAGQLLAQESNTPMTHVAYKGGAPAAQDLIGGQIPVMIDTASETLEHHKTGKLKIVAVTGESRSAALPEVPTLKEVGINVVADAFFGLYGPAGMQADRTQKISDAVAQALNNPEIQNRIKGFGLVPSYANAAALTASQATHLKRWEAPIKASGYTAE from the coding sequence ATGAAGCGTCAATTTTTGAAACTTGCTCTGTTGAGCGCTGGCATGGCATTGGCTGGCTTTTCGGGTACTGCAATTGCACAAGACAAACCGACTTTGAAAATTCTCGTGGGCTTTCCGCCAGGTGGCTCTGTTGACGTGGTGGCCCGTTTGTTGGCCGAACGCATGCGCACCTCGCTCGATCAGAACGTCATCGTCGAAAACAAACCCGGCGCCGCGGGTCGCATTGCACTTGGCGAACTGAAGCGCGCCAATCCCGATGGCAACACCTTGGCCTTGGTGCCCTCGGGTGGTTTGGTCATCATGCCTTGGTTGTACAAAAACTTGGGCTACGACCCTGTCAAAGATTTCTCGCCCATTGCGCGCGTCACCACGTTTGACTTTGCAGTCACCACAGGCCCCGGTGCCCCCGCAACAGACATCAAATCTTTGATGGGCTGGCTGAAGGCCAATCCAGGCAAAGCCAACTACGCAACCTCTGGCGCAGGCACGGTGCCTCACTTTGCAGGTCAGTTGTTGGCCCAAGAATCCAACACACCCATGACGCATGTAGCCTACAAAGGTGGCGCGCCCGCCGCACAAGACCTCATAGGTGGCCAAATTCCCGTCATGATTGACACCGCCTCCGAAACACTCGAGCACCACAAAACAGGCAAGCTGAAAATTGTGGCTGTGACAGGTGAATCACGCTCTGCTGCTTTACCCGAAGTACCCACCTTGAAAGAAGTCGGCATCAATGTGGTGGCCGATGCTTTCTTTGGTTTGTATGGCCCTGCCGGCATGCAAGCCGACCGCACACAAAAGATCAGCGATGCTGTGGCGCAAGCTTTGAACAATCCTGAAATTCAAAACCGCATCAAAGGCTTTGGATTGGTACCTAGTTATGCCAATGCCGCGGCTTTGACAGCTTCGCAGGCCACACACTTGAAGCGTTGGGAAGCGCCTATTAAGGCTTCGGGTTATACCGCGGAATAA
- a CDS encoding transketolase family protein encodes MNTATEKKPRLTTSAMIASIASEGQRVKAAPFGKALVEYAADKPNVVGLTADLAKYTDLHLFAQAYPERFFQMGMAEQLLMAAAGGMAKEGLTPFATTYAVFGTRRAYDFIHQVIAEENLNVKICCALPGLTTGYGPSHQATEDLAMMRAIPGLTIVDPCDALDLEQAVPQIAEHQGPVYMRLHRGNVPLVLDEYNYKFELGKAKTLRDGKDILIISSGFMTMRSLEVAQQLEADKVDVAVLHVPTIKPLDTETILKEVSRPGRLVVIAENHSVIGGLGEAVASLLMLEGVHPQNFKFIGLPDAFLDAGALPTLHDRYGISAEKMGARLKAWLI; translated from the coding sequence ATGAATACCGCAACAGAAAAAAAGCCGCGTCTGACAACGTCAGCCATGATTGCCTCGATCGCATCTGAGGGGCAGCGTGTAAAGGCTGCACCTTTTGGCAAAGCACTTGTGGAATACGCGGCAGACAAGCCCAATGTGGTAGGCCTAACTGCCGATTTGGCCAAGTACACGGATTTGCATTTGTTTGCTCAAGCTTATCCTGAGCGATTTTTTCAAATGGGCATGGCAGAGCAACTCCTGATGGCGGCGGCTGGTGGCATGGCAAAAGAGGGACTCACACCCTTTGCCACAACGTATGCCGTGTTTGGAACGCGACGCGCGTATGACTTTATTCACCAAGTCATTGCTGAAGAAAATTTGAACGTCAAAATTTGCTGTGCACTTCCGGGTTTGACAACAGGTTATGGACCTAGCCATCAAGCCACTGAAGACTTGGCGATGATGCGCGCCATTCCAGGTTTGACCATTGTGGACCCCTGCGATGCCCTTGATTTAGAACAAGCTGTGCCGCAGATTGCCGAACACCAAGGACCCGTCTACATGCGTTTGCATCGCGGTAATGTGCCTCTGGTTTTGGATGAGTACAACTACAAGTTTGAATTGGGGAAAGCCAAAACTTTGCGCGATGGCAAAGATATTTTGATCATCTCCAGTGGCTTCATGACCATGCGCTCTTTGGAAGTGGCGCAGCAATTAGAGGCAGATAAAGTTGATGTTGCTGTGTTGCATGTGCCCACCATCAAACCTTTGGACACTGAAACTATCCTGAAAGAGGTCTCTCGTCCTGGTCGTTTGGTGGTGATTGCTGAAAATCACTCGGTGATTGGTGGCTTGGGAGAAGCAGTGGCTAGCCTCTTAATGCTAGAGGGTGTGCATCCGCAGAATTTCAAATTCATTGGGCTGCCAGATGCGTTCTTAGATGCCGGTGCATTACCCACTTTGCACGACAGGTATGGCATTTCTGCAGAGAAGATGGGTGCTAGGTTGAAGGCTTGGTTGATTTAA